From the genome of Syngnathoides biaculeatus isolate LvHL_M chromosome 4, ASM1980259v1, whole genome shotgun sequence:
GTGCGGATCAGGCTACAAGTGGCCAGTAAGTCTTCTTTCACCTCATTATACGTTAAGTTGCCACACGCGGACAATTAAAGATGAGGTTTTTCCAGCCCTTTTCAGCGTCATatttattgtcatgaacatACGTGCACACAAAATATGGTTCCTTCCCATCACAatcaacacacgcacacacgccggAGCAGGGGGTAGCCAAAGTTCCCGGGGAGATGGTCCGGTCGAGGTCTTGAACCTACGGCCGCCCCTTCCAATCGTACGCCTCATAAGATTATCCCGCAGAATGATCCTTCGGTGTGAAATCTTGTCGGAGTAGATTTGTCACGATTTGAAACTCTGAACCAGGTCAGGGTTGACGATCTTAAACGTTCAACACGGTCGCCATCTGACCAAAAgtcttcgtgtgtgtgtgtgtgtgtggaaacgAACCGTCCAtccgttatccaagccgcttatccccaaaagggtcacgggagagcccgAGCCTGTCCcggctagcttcaggcgaaaggcggactacacccggaactggtcgccagtcagtcgcagggcagatatcgacaccgtcactgagcgggaattgatcggTGACTATCTTCGAAATGAACCAATTTTAGGTTACTTTTAAAGCATATCCAATAACGGATTGATTGGATTTATTGTACATAATAAAGTAAACACTGTCAGTTTAACAGTAGGTAAAATGCACACGTTTTTGAAAACGTTTATCTCATTGTAACTTCTAAAATGGAAATATTAGCACGGTCACGATTTTTCATCTGCTGAGTGAATGGGTGATGTCCTCGTCATATTTTCTTCTTCCAATGGCAAATTTTGCAGGCGGTCCCTCGAACGTGTCGCTTTCCATCACGCCGTCCACGCTGTTGTCCAACGGCACGCTGGTCACGTACCGCGGCTCCGGCGTCTCCTTCCGCTGCGCCGCCGCCTCGTACCCGTCCCAGCGGCTCACGTGGAGTTTCGCGGGGACGCCGGTGGCCTCCGCCGACGGCGCCCCCTGGCTGGACTTCCAGATGGAGGACGTGCGGCCCGAAGCGCAGGGCGTCTACACCTGCGCCGCCGACAACGCGCTGACGCACGACGTCGCCGACGCCAGCGCTCAGCTGCTCGTCTACTGTCAGTATTCAGTAGTCACGTGTTACGAATACTCACCTCGCGCacgtgtttgggatgtgggagggaggaCGGGGGAAAAACTCCGCACAGGccgggccggatttgaacccgcaatCTCACAACTGTGACTGCAACCGCTCAAGAACTGAATTTgagaggttttgtttttgtcagtgtgcaaagtggacctttttgtGTCTTGGCGCAGACGTTCCCGCCACACACCCCGAGTGCTCGTGGCTTCGGTCGGAAGACTCCACGCAGGTGCGCCTGGGCTGCGCCTGGGCCGGATGCTACCCGGACCCGGCGCTGAGATGGACCCAGGAGCGGAAGCGGGACCCGAGCGCGGACGGGGACCGGGACAgggaccgggaccgggaccGGGGAGGCCGCGTGCTGGCCTCGGGGGTGACCTCCGTCCTTTGGGTGGCGCTCAACCGCTCGCTGCTGGCCGACGGGCAGACGCTCAGGTGCGCCGCGCAGCACTTGGCGCTGGCCGGCGGGCGGGAGGCCACTTGCACCTTTACGCTCGGTAAGTCGCGACAGGACACTTTTTCCGTTCAAATTTCATTTCCACAAAATCCACGGGAAACGCGGATTGACGCTGGAATGGAGCAGATAATTTGCTTGGTGACAATTATGGAAAATGGGCCACAGTGTGATTTGTGGAGCAGACGATTTGCATCGCTTTCAAGATTGTGCCTGTTTTCCGTCATTTCCTATTGACAGCTTTGGAACTTTCAGTCACAAAAAGAAATTTTCcaattattttgattttcaaagTTGGTGACCCTTTGACCCCGGAACAGATCGTTGGCATGAAGTTTGAAATTGGGACAGGTCATTTTCCATGATTtgctaaacattttcaaattggtGACACTTTTCCAATTGTCTGCAAGCGGGCACAGCGCCGCCTAGAGCATCGGCGCCGGACGTCATGTCTTCGGCGGCTAACGGCACGCGTGCGCTCACCCCGCAGAGGCGCCGCGCCCCGAGGTCTCCCCGCTCGCTTGGGCGCAGGAGGGCGACAACGTGACGCTCACGTGCACCGAAGCGACGTCCGTGCCGCCGGCCGACACCGCCTGGTGGCGGGAGGCGGGCTCGGCGGCGCTGGCCCAGGGCCCCAAGTACGCCTTGAGCCGGGAAGGCGCCGCCCACAGCCTGACCATCGCAAACGTCAGCCGGGACGACGGCGGCGTCTACTTCTGCCGCAGCGAGAACCCGCTGGCGCTGCACCGGGCCGAGGTTTACCTCAGCGTCAGGGGTGAGTTGGCGGAATGCCCGTCGACCGGGCGCCGTGCCtctcatttttttggtttttgttttttttttctttctggatTATCTTTCTCGGCAGCGTCTTCGGACTACACGGGCGCCGTCATCGGCGTCTTCGTCGCCGCGCTCATCGTGGGTCTGGCGGCCGTCGTGGCCAAGCTGCTGTTCGCCAACAGACACCGCGTCTGCCTGGGTAAAAGCATCAGCGCCAGTTGGCACAACCTCTCAAAAAGGCCAGGAAAGCTTTCGAAGTCGGACCCTCCGTTCAATATTTGGACAAGTTGGCAAACCCTCCCAAAAGTCACttgccccaccccccaaaagacTCCCATTATCATCATGAATGAGTTGGCACTTTTTCAACATCCCAACGGAGTTGGTGCGTCTCCCCCACCCTGGAAAGCTGCAAAGTTGGATCGGAACCTTTTCGGGTCGATATCCAAAATGAGTTGGCAcacctgcaaaaataaaaaagcctttCAAGCTTCAcacgaggtgggggggggggctaaaggAAGATCAAGCGAAAATGTGTCGACAAACCCGCCCCAAAAATTAATCCGAGTAATCTTTTGCCCCCTGGAAAATTCTGGCCACTGTCTGGAGGGGGAGGGGCTAAAGCAACCACAAAAATGTGTTGACAAACCCCCAAAAACGAATCAGAGCAAATTTGGAACATTTCGCCCACCGTCCGTGTTCATCGCATGCACACCCGTTTGTGGCAGACATGCGCAGTGTTGGCCCACTAAAGGAAGTACAAATGATTTTTAGGACACCGTCCGATTTATATTCTACACGTCACCAGTGAGAAGCAGGACTGAGCTGAATGCGAGTTagctttttgtttgtctttttgtacTTCGAATGGTCATCGCTGATCTGCGCTAATGCTCGTTGCGAATGCTAACTGTCGAAGATCGTGAAGTGGACCCTTCATAAatgagaaatgatttttttaaggggggggggtggcaatGATCGATTCTATTGAgatttgtcgtcccccccccccctcccaacacCCCCTACGTAAATTGGGGCGGTGCGCCCCCCAAGAAAAGTTGTTAGCACCTTCAGCATTCACAAAAAGTCTTTTCGGCTTTGTCCCGCCTTCACCGTCACAAcagaattgggaaaaaaaaatctgaaaatgtattATTGCTAACTCTTAAACGCACGTACCCCCTTCAACGTCCCGAACGTGATGATGCACccctaaaaataatttttgaagcCACGCACCCCGTAGTTGAGTGAGgtggacccccacccccacaaaaaaattcaatttcaagtgccccccccccgcagcaGTCCTGACCTTCTTCTTTGGTGTTTGCGTTGCAGGAGGACCTTTCGGGTGAGCCGCCTGCCGTCGTCGCCGGCAAGAAAACGAAACGCACCAGCGCAAAACTGTTAGCGTTGGTCGATTTTGCAAGCGCCGCCGTTTGGGGCGCGGCGTCCGCTGGAGTTGGCGCAATTATGTGACGCCACAGCAAATTGCTTGCGTGTTTTCTTGGCAGGCCTTCGCCGGGCGACGGGGGCGACGTTCTGAATTTGGTGGAATCTGACGAGGAGCAGATCTTCCAGGCCGCCCCGCGCCTCCCCCCGATAACCGCGCTGGTCCAGATCCACCCCCTCCCGACCGGTGGGGGTCTTGACACCCGCGTGCGCCATGACgacaattttttcttttgtaacgCTGGTGTCGCCCCCTACAGGTGAGCAGGAGGGTGTGGCAAATGAAAACGGCAGGGAGGAAGCCCCCGACCTGGTGACCCTTTAAGTGCGGGGGGGGCTTTTATCGTCAACAGGAAGGTCAGTGAGAA
Proteins encoded in this window:
- the vsig10 gene encoding V-set and immunoglobulin domain-containing protein 10 isoform X1 — encoded protein: MMMMRRRRTLVAVYVFATVGLLWASEDVSVVATASPGDVVRLHCYSEGSVTPSSARWSKDGIEVGSTEATPPGGQRLEVLADGTLRFRTVAEGDEGVYLCQAALPANMTWKVRIRLQVASGPSNVSLSITPSTLLSNGTLVTYRGSGVSFRCAAASYPSQRLTWSFAGTPVASADGAPWLDFQMEDVRPEAQGVYTCAADNALTHDVADASAQLLVYYVPATHPECSWLRSEDSTQVRLGCAWAGCYPDPALRWTQERKRDPSADGDRDRDRDRDRGGRVLASGVTSVLWVALNRSLLADGQTLRCAAQHLALAGGREATCTFTLEAPRPEVSPLAWAQEGDNVTLTCTEATSVPPADTAWWREAGSAALAQGPKYALSREGAAHSLTIANVSRDDGGVYFCRSENPLALHRAEVYLSVRASSDYTGAVIGVFVAALIVGLAAVVAKLLFANRHRVCLGGPFGPSPGDGGDVLNLVESDEEQIFQAAPRLPPITALVQIHPLPTGEQEGVANENGREEAPDLVTL
- the vsig10 gene encoding V-set and immunoglobulin domain-containing protein 10 isoform X2; amino-acid sequence: MMMMRRRRTLVAVYVFATVGLLWASEDVSVVATASPGDVVRLHCYSEGSVTPSSARWSKDGIEVGSTEATPPGGQRLEVLADGTLRFRTVAEGDEGVYLCQAALPANMTWKVRIRLQVANVPATHPECSWLRSEDSTQVRLGCAWAGCYPDPALRWTQERKRDPSADGDRDRDRDRDRGGRVLASGVTSVLWVALNRSLLADGQTLRCAAQHLALAGGREATCTFTLEAPRPEVSPLAWAQEGDNVTLTCTEATSVPPADTAWWREAGSAALAQGPKYALSREGAAHSLTIANVSRDDGGVYFCRSENPLALHRAEVYLSVRASSDYTGAVIGVFVAALIVGLAAVVAKLLFANRHRVCLGGPFGPSPGDGGDVLNLVESDEEQIFQAAPRLPPITALVQIHPLPTGEQEGVANENGREEAPDLVTL